In Helicobacter pylori Shi112, the genomic window TTGATCCCTTGAGCGCCATAAGCATACAACGCTTTTAACGCTTTAGGCGCTAATGCATTCATATTCAGCCAAGTATTCAGCTCTAAAAGTTCAACGCTCGCCTTGTGCACATGGGGAATGATCAACAAATGCCCTGGGTTATAAGGGTAGGCGTTCATCACAACAAAGAGATCGCTATTTCTATAAAGCACTCTGTTTTCTGAATCTTTTGTAGGGTTTTGAGAAATTTCACAAAAGACACAACCCTTATCTTTCTCTTTCAAATAACTTTCGCGCCAAGGAGCGTATAAATGTTGCATGTTCATTTCCTAAATGTAATTGGGGGCGTCATTAGCGAATAAAATCAAATCGCCTTGAATCGTGGTGGCTTGTAAGATATTTTCCAATTGCGCCTTATCCTTGAGTAAGATTTTTTGGGGGGTTTTCAATTGTGAAGCAATCGTTTTGGAATTCAACTCCCCTGTGATGATAGCGACATCAAAAACCTCGTCTATTTTTTGCGCTAAAGTTTCATTACTTTCTGTATTGCTTTCCACTAATCCCGGTGTTACAATGACTTTACGCCCTTCATACAAACTCGCTAAACGAATGCCCTCTAACATGCCCTTTAAATTCCCATTAAAGCTATCGTCTATAATGATTTTTTGATTCACTTCCAAAAGTTGCAAACGATGGGCAATGGGGTTGAGTTCTAAAACAAGCCGTTTGATCCTTTCTGTTTCTAATCCTAAATGCTTAGC contains:
- a CDS encoding HIT family protein, yielding MQHLYAPWRESYLKEKDKGCVFCEISQNPTKDSENRVLYRNSDLFVVMNAYPYNPGHLLIIPHVHKASVELLELNTWLNMNALAPKALKALYAYGAQGINLGLNLHRNAGAGIPEHLHMHLVPRFLGDSNFISVIAQTRVCGIDLNETYLTLKNLLEKELG